Proteins co-encoded in one Leptodactylus fuscus isolate aLepFus1 chromosome 4, aLepFus1.hap2, whole genome shotgun sequence genomic window:
- the SDCBP gene encoding syntenin-1, protein MSLYPSLEDLKVDKVIQAQTAFATNPATPAILAEASSSSSASPYGGLYPKLYPELSQYMGLSLSEDEIHKNMSMVPSAGMQVARPSALNNMVAPVSGSDLGIRRAEIKQGLRELVLCKDQDGKIGLRLKSIDNGIFVQLVQANSPASLAGLKFGDQILQINGENCAGWSSDKSHKFLKKVSGDRINMVVRDRPFERTITMHKDSSGHVGFIFKNGKITSLVKDSSAARNGLLTEHNLCEVNGQNVIGMKDSQVADLLASSAAVVTLTVIPTFIFEHMVKRMASSVMKNLMDHSVPEV, encoded by the exons ATGTCTTTGTATCCATCACTTGAGGATCTGAAGGTTGACAAGGTCATCCAG GCCCAGACGGCATTTGCAACAAATCCAGCAACTCCAGCTATTCTAGCAGAggcttcatcctcctcctctgcatCTCCATATGGAG GCTTGTATCCTAAACTGTATCCAGAACTTTCCCAATATATGGGTTTAAGTTTGAGTGAAGATGAAATACACAAGAATATGTCCATGGTGCCCTCAGCCGGG ATGCAGGTAGCAAGACCATCGGCCTTGAATAACATGGTGGCCCCTGTAAGTGGAAGCGACCTGGGAATCCGTAGAGCAGAGATAAAGCAGGGACTGCGAGAACTTGTACTGTGTAAAGACCAGGATGGAAAGATTGGCCTCCGCCTTAAGTCCATTGACAAT GGTATTTTTGTGCAGCTGGTACAAGCCAACTCTCCAGCATCTTTAGCCGGTCTTAAATTTGGTGATCAAATTCTTCAGATCAATGGTGAAAACTGTGCCGGCTGGAGCTCAGACAAGTCTCATAAATTTCTGAAGAAAGTTTCAGGAGACCGAATTAATATGGTGGTCAGGGACAG GCCTTTTGAGCGCACCATCACAATGCACAAAGACAGCAGCGGACACGTTGGCTTCATTTTCAAAAACGGCAAAATCACTTCCCTTGTCAAAGACAGCTCTGCTGCAAGAAATGGCCTTCTTACTGAACACAACCTGTGCGAAGTGAACGGACAGAATGTCATTGGAATGAAG GATTCCCAAGTCGCTGACTTGCTCGCTAGCTCTGCTGCCGTGGTTACTCTGACTGTAATTCCGACTTTCATTTTTGAACACATGGTGAAAAG AATGGCTTCCAGCGTGATGAAGAACTTAATGGATCACTCCGTTCCAGAGGTTTAA